A stretch of Henckelia pumila isolate YLH828 chromosome 4, ASM3356847v2, whole genome shotgun sequence DNA encodes these proteins:
- the LOC140867192 gene encoding uncharacterized protein: MDPTIPTPTVCSTVTSSSVSSQIPPPTPSNILEISLISAQDLSPITKSMRTYATAWIHPNRKLTTRTDQNGHTNPTWNDKFAFRVDNELLLSENGTLTVEIYTVSWFRDVLVGTVHVLINDLVTPAVRMSHDHPKNTRFVALQVRRPSGNPQGILNMGIAILDSTMRSMPLNNVHPTCDIINKKTLNHKNEYGEEQHRELTSRIQLWRSLSVGSEVNNEDFQLKAGSVNNGSICNGSNVNGSEACSDIGPSASIVAAELAKKLQPPLNPKKVLHKTEQDVEETGSSILEDLTMEEAKAKGYRFTSRRERWRKEMNGGEKADTDDDYDRSEVSNSSSRHSRRNSDGGLFSCFGNAYGIEFTIVCGASNNASSKKLMDSKSRKKRSSEANSA; this comes from the coding sequence ATGGATCCGACCATCCCAACCCCGACGGTCTGCTCCACCGTCACCTCCTCCTCCGTCTCCTCCCAGATACCGCCGCCCACCCCTTCCAACATACTCGAGATCAGCTTGATATCGGCTCAAGACCTATCCCCCATCACCAAATCCATGCGGACTTACGCCACCGCATGGATCCACCCCAACCGCAAGCTCACCACCCGGACCGACCAAAACGGCCACACCAACCCTACTTGGAACGACAAGTTCGCGTTCCGCGTGGATAACGAACTTCTCCTGTCGGAAAACGGAACCCTGACCGTCGAAATCTACACGGTGTCGTGGTTCCGCGACGTCCTTGTCGGGACCGTGCATGTCCTGATCAACGACCTCGTCACCCCCGCGGTCCGAATGTCGCATGACCACCCCAAGAACACGCGCTTCGTCGCCCTACAAGTCCGCAGACCCTCCGGCAACCCACAGGGCATACTCAACATGGGGATCGCCATACTCGACAGCACCATGAGAAGCATGCCATTGAACAACGTCCATCCCACGTGCgacattattaataaaaaaacattgaaCCATAAAAACGAATATGGGGAAGAACAACACAGAGAACTTACTTCAAGAATCCAACTTTGGCGTTCTTTAAGCGTGGGGTCGGAGGTTAACAACGAAGATTTTCAATTAAAGGCCGGATCAGTAAACAATGGATCCATATGCAATGGTTCCAATGTAAACGGGTCGGAAGCGTGTTCGGATATCGGCCCATCCGCTTCCATCGTTGCAGCTGAGTTAGCCAAGAAGTTGCAACCACCGTTAAACCCCAAGAAAGTACTGCACAAAACGGAACAAGATGTGGAGGAAACAGGCAGCTCCATTCTAGAGGACTTGACGATGGAAGAAGCGAAAGCCAAAGGGTATAGATTTACTTCGAGAAGAGAAAGATGGAGGAAGGAAATGAATGGAGGCGAAAAGGCCGACACGGACGATGATTATGATCGGTCGGAGGTATCGAATAGTAGCAGCAGACATTCACGTAGGAATTCGGATGGGGGACTCTTCTCATGTTTTGGAAATGCATATGGGATCGAGTTCACTATCGTGTGTGGGGCGAGTAATAATGCAAGTAGTAAGAAACTCATGGATAGCAAGAGTAGAAAGAAGAGATCAAGTGAGGCCAATTCAGCGTAG
- the LOC140864809 gene encoding uncharacterized protein, with protein sequence MKKMQSRKLFLFFYCYIGFSFVFADDVPNFELSSLLTIKSSFIDPFHHLEDWKMPADEAKTGSPHCNWTGVFCNSKGYVERLDLSNMNLSGRVPDQIQELGNLKNLNICCNDFSSSLPKSLSNITSLVSIDVSQNNFVGYFPVGLGGIQGLTSINASSNNFVGLLPEDLGNGTLLEILDFRGSFFEGSIPVSFKNLQRLKFLGLSGNNLTAKIPVELGEMSSLETIIMGYNQFEGPIPGELGNLTNLQYLDLAVGTLSGQIPGELGKLKKLTTVYLYQNSFEGRIPPEIGNMTSLVFLDLSDNHLSGEIPFEVSGIKNLQLLNLMCNELKGPIPEGIGELKKLEVLELWKNSLTGSLPSNLGKNSPLQWLDVSSNSLSGEIPPGLCDSGNLTKLILFNNSFSGLIPMNLSNCSSLVRVRIQNNHLSGSIPSGFGNLPKLQRLELAYNNFTGEIPQDFTLSASLSFIDFSGNRLDSSLPSNILSVPTLQTFAASNNNLQGNILDQFQDCESLSSLDLSNNHFSGKIPESIASCEKMVTLNLRSNQFDGEIPKSLATMPTLSILDLSNNSLVGRIPENFGSCPALEMINLSYNKLEGPVPSNGILMTINPNDLIGNTGLCGGVLSPCSKAIINAPRQSKPRLNHAAAGFLVGISIILVVGILAFTTRQLYKRWYLCSNSFTDWFRKNNTEWPWRLVAFQRLNFTSADVLSCLKESNVIGVGGTGIVYKAEIHRPHSVVAVKKLWRSETDVEAGDDLFAEVDLLGKLRHRNIVRLLGYLHNETDVMMVYEYMSNGSLGEALHGKQAGKMLVDWVSRYNVALGVAQGLSYLHHDCHPPVIHRDVKSNNILLDSDFEARIADFGLARTMHHKNETVSMVAGSYGYIAPEYGYTLKVDEKSDVYSFGVVLLELLTGKMPLDPSFGDSVDIVEWVRRKANNNIVSEQVLDPNVSGQCKYVQEEMLLVLKIAALCTAKLPKDRPSMRDIVTMLGEAKPRRKSVSQIWGYTANKERVIFAHSPVIGLL encoded by the exons ATGAAGAAAATGCAAAGCCGCAAGCTTTTCCTGTTCTTCTACTGTTACATCGGTTTCTCTTTTGTTTTTGCCGATGATGTTCCAAACTTTGAGTTATCATCCCTGCTTACCATAAAATCCAGCTTCATTGATCCATTTCATCACTTGGAAGACTGGAAAATGCCGGCCGATGAGGCGAAAACCGGTTCGCCACATTGTAACTGGACCGGTGTTTTCTGCAACTCCAAGGGGTATGTGGAAAGATTAGACCTGTCCAACATGAACCTCAGCGGCAGAGTACCTGATCAAATTCAAGAATTGGGCAATCTGAAGAATCTGAATATATGCTGCAACGATTTCTCATCTTCGTTGCCGAAATCTTTGTCCAATATCACTTCATTGGTGAGCATTGATGTGAGCCAGAACAACTTTGTGGGGTACTTTCCTGTTGGCCTTGGAGGGATTCAAGGATTAACCAGTATCAATGCTTCAAGCAACAATTTCGTAGGTTTATTACCGGAGGATCTTGGAAATGGAACCTTGCTTGAAATCTTGGATTTTAGAGGGAGTTTCTTCGAAGGTTCGATTCCAGTTTCTTTCAAGAATTTGCAGAGGTTGAAGTTTCTTGGCCTTTCTGGTAACAATTTAACTGCAAAGATTCCGGTTGAGCTCGGTGAAATGTCGTCCTTGGAAACTATTATCATGGGATATAATCAGTTTGAAGGACCAATTCCAGGAGAGTTAGGTAATTTGACGAATCTTCAGTATCTTGATTTGGCTGTTGGCACATTGAGTGGTCAGATTCCAGGAGAATTGGGGAAGTTAAAGAAGTTAACTACTGTTTACTTGTATCAGAACAGTTTTGAAGGAAGAATCCCGCCTGAAATAGGGAACATGACAAGTCTAGTGTTTCTAGATCTTTCAGACAACCATCTTTCGGGTGAGATTCCGTTCGAGGTTTCGGGTATCAAGAATCTGCAGCTGCTGAATCTTATGTGCAATGAATTGAAAGGTCCTATTCCAGAAGGGATTGGAGAATTGAAAAAACTAGAAGTTCTTGAGCTGTGGAAGAATTCTTTAACTGGTTCATTGCCGTCGAATCTTGGAAAGAACTCTCCTTTACAGTGGCTGGACGTTTCATCAAATTCGTTATCTGGTGAGATTCCACCCGGTTTATGTGATTCCGGGAATCTCACTAAGCTCATTCTCTTTAACAACTCTTTCTCAGGTTTAATCCCAATGAACCTATCGAACTGTTCGTCTTTGGTTCGCGTTCGGATCCAAAACAATCATCTTTCAGGTTCAATCCCTTCTGGTTTTGGAAATCTTCCAAAACTTCAGAGGCTAGAATTGGCTTATAACAATTTCACGGGTGAAATTCCTCAAGATTTTACTCTATCTGCTTCACTTTCCTTCATTGACTTTTCTGGGAATCGTCTAGATTCTTCATTGCCTTCAAATATCCTCTCCGTGCCAACTCTTCAAACCTTTGCAGCTTCCAATAACAATCTGCAAGGGAACATCCTGGATCAGTTTCAAGACTGCGAATCACTTTCATCACTTGATCTTTCAAACAACCATTTCTCGGGAAAAATACCTGAGAGTATAGCTTCCTGTGAGAAAATGGTGACTCTTAATCTCAGAAGCAATCAATtcgatggagaaattccaaAGTCCTTAGCCACAATGCCGACTCTATCGATTCTTGATTTGTCGAACAACTCACTTGTTGGAAGAATACCAGAAAATTTTGGAAGCTGCCCGGCTCTTGAAATGATCAACTTGTCCTACAATAAGCTCGAGGGTCCTGTTCCGAGCAATGGAATCTTAATGACCATTAATCCAAACGATCTTATCGGCAACACTGGTCTATGTGGCGGTGTACTTTCCCCCTGTTCTAAAGCCATCATCAATGCACCTAGGCAGAGCAAACCTCGCTTAAATCATGCTGCTGCAGGATTTCTTGTCGGAATATCTATAATTTTAGTGGTAGGAATCCTAGCTTTTACAACGAGACAGCTCTATAAAAGGTGGTATTTGTGTAGCAATTCGTTCACTGATTGGTTCAGGAAAAACAACACTGAATGGCCTTGGAGGCTTGTAGCATTCCAGAGGCTGAATTTCACAAGTGCCGATGTACTATCTTGTTTAAAGGAATCGAATGTGATTGGAGTAGGTGGTACGGGAATCGTATACAAGGCAGAAATTCATCGGCCACACAGTGTAGTTGCTGTGAAAAAGCTATGGAGATCAGAAACAGATGTAGAAGCTGGAGATGATCTTTTTGCAGAAGTGGATCTGTTAGGAAAACTAAGGCATAGGAACATAGTAAGATTATTAGGATATCTGCACAATGAAACTGATGTCATGATGGTGTACGAATACATGTCGAATGGGAGTCTTGGTGAAGCATTACACGGGAAACAGGCTGGGAAAATGCTGGTGGATTGGGTGTCTAGGTATAACGTTGCGCTCGGTGTAGCACAGGGACTCTCGTACCTTCACCACGACTGTCATCCACCCGTGATTCACCGTGATGTGAAGTCGAATAACATTTTGTTGGATTCGGATTTCGAGGCAAGAATTGCTGATTTCGGGTTGGCTAGAACAATGCATCACAAGAACGAGACTGTTTCCATGGTGGCTGGCTCTTATGGGTACATAGCACCAG AATATGGATACACTTTGAAGGTTGATGAGAAGAGTGACGTATATAGTTTTGGGGTTGTACTCTTGGAGCTACTAACAGGTAAAATGCCATTAGATCCTTCGTTTGGCGACTCCGTCGATATAGTAGAATGGGTTCGAAGAAAGGCAAACAACAACATAGTATCAGAACAGGTATTAGACCCTAACGTTTCTGGCCAATGTAAATATGTTCAAGAGGAGATGCTTCTGGTCCTCAAAATTGCAGCTCTTTGCACTGCTAAGCTTCCTAAAGACAGGCCATCCATGAGAGACATTGTAACAATGCTTGGAGAAGCAAAGCCTCGACGGAAAAGTGTGAGTCAAATTTGGGGATACACTGCGAATAAAGAGAGAGTAATATTTGCACATTCACCAGTCATAGGACTTCTATAG
- the LOC140864055 gene encoding LOB domain-containing protein 1-like encodes MITVRTENTITTTSAAETAAEVSPSSPSLSPASSTSSPPPTIILSPCAACKILRRRCAEKCVLAPYFPPSEPLKFTIAHRVFGASNIIKLLQELPDDQRADAVNSMVYEANARVRDPVYGCAGAICQLQKQISELQAELAKAQAQVLNMQCQNANLFELICKDDPVQLMLPQQPNIIYHDINSSSFCVDDSIFGLWTHD; translated from the exons ATGATTACTGTACGCACTGAAAACACCATCACCACCACTTCCGCCGCCGAGACGGCGGCGGAAGTTAGCCCCTCCTCCCCCTCCCTATCTCCTGCATCATCGACTTCATCTCCTCCGCCAACGATTATTCTCAGCCCATGTGCTGCCTGCAAGATCCTCCGCCGCAGATGCGCGGAGAAATGCGTGCTCGCCCCGTACTTCCCCCCATCCGAACCCCTCAAATTCACAATCGCACATCGAGTTTTCGGTGCTAGCAACATAATCAAGTTGTTGCAG GAACTTCCGGATGATCAAAGAGCGGATGCAGTGAACAGCATGGTATACGAAGCGAACGCGAGGGTTAGGGATCCGGTGTACGGGTGCGCGGGCGCGATTTGCCAGCTTCAGAAACAGATAAGTGAGCTCCAAGCTGAACTGGCCAAGGCACAGGCACAGGTCCTGAACATGCAATGCCAGAATGCTAATTTATTCGAACTAATCTGCAAAGATGATCCAGTACAACTTATGTTGCCACAACAGCCAAATATTATCTATCACGACATTAATTCCAGTAGTTTTTGTGTCGATGATAGTATCTTCGGCCTTTGGacacatgattaa
- the LOC140863934 gene encoding uncharacterized protein: MMVPGNDTLESFLNPIQVLTNVFSPLGLNFRKVARNLELCFSGVYVNGDMSGDVNSTKLEQVAARLNVQRKGGASADHFLAVNSDDRGIKGKVPTNIFIGIFQENCANQDNDAHNNDKIGFENHDLNVPKKGLKQRYGRVNGGKEDGNCLHLEVAWSFLINGFIHGFPAPFKFRRTRIQTSNGDSFSCESGVRVETKPCVSSEIKQKEAEVTERKFLSIEHFVGIAFDQLSHFQKFDGSVSEHVCKNIEHKASPPTPIDQADYFKSLVSIFEGRRADVKGFLGNLRFARVGGVPSGMIEMPSLNDVGDEGISHAVNHEDKGGTSLQSLANGLLRIPLSNVERLRSTLSNVSFTELIEFLPQIGRPVKEDHPDKRKLFSVQDFFRYTEAEGKRFFQELDRDGDGQVTLEDLEVAMRKRKLPKRYALEFMRRARSQLFLKSFGWKQFLSLMEQKEPTILRAYTSLCLSKSGTLKKSEILASLKNAGLPSNEDNAVAMMRFLNDNTGESVSYGHFRNFMLLLPSDRLQEDPRSIWFEAATVVAVPPPVEIPAGSVLKSALAGGLSCALSTSLLHPVDTIKTRVQASTLSLPEILSKLPQLGVRGFYRGSVPAIIGQFSSHGLRTGIFEASKLVLVNVAPTLSELQVQSIASFFSTFLGTAVRIPMEVMKQRLQAGLFSNVGEAIVGTWQQDGLGGFFRGTGATLFREVPFYVAGMGIYAESKKAAQKLIERELEPWETIAVGALSGGLAAVLTTPFDVIKTRTMTAPPGCHVTLSLVAFSILHHEGPLGLFKGAVPRFFWIAPLGAMNFAGYELAKKAMDKNRDAGEPTLQK; this comes from the exons ATGATGGTTCCGGGAAATGACACATTGGAGTCATTCTTGAATCCGATTCAGGTTCTTACGAATGTTTTTTCGCCCCTTGGATTGAATTTCCGAAAGGTTGCTAGGAATCTTGAGCTTTGTTTTAGTGGGGTTTATGTGAATGGAGACATGAGTGGTGATGTTAATAGTACTAAATTGGAGCAGGTCGCAGCTCGGTTAAATGTGCAAAGAAAGGGTGGTGCGAGTGCTGATCATTTCTTGGCTGTGAATAGTGATGACCGTGGGATAAAAGGGAAAGTTCCGACGAATATATTTATCGGAATTTTTCAGGAAAATTGTGCCAACCAAGACAATGATGCGCATAACAATGACAAAATTGGTTTTGAGAATCATGATTTAAATGTGCCAAAGAAAGGCCTCAAGCAGAGATATGGAAGAGTTAATGGTGGGAAAGAGGATGGTAATTGTTTGCACCTTGAGGTGGCATGGTCTTTCTTGATTAACGGTTTTATTCACGGCTTCCCCGCGCCATTCAAATTTAGGAGAACTCGAATTCAGACAAGCAATGGTGATAGCTTTTCTTGTGAGTCAGGGGTGCGAGTGGAAACGAAACCTTGTGTTTCTAGTGAAATCAAACAGAAAGAAGCCGAGGTTACAGAAAGAAAATTTTTGTCAATAGAGCATTTTGTTGGGATTGCGTTTGATCAGTTGAGTCATTTTCAGAAGTTTGATGGGTCTGTATCAGAACATGTGTGTAAAAATATTGAGCACAAAGCTTCGCCTCCTACTCCTATAGATCAGGCTGACTACTTTAAGTCTCTTGTTAGTATTTTTGAAGGTAGAAGAGCAGATGTGAAAGGGTTTTTGGGAAACTTAAGGTTTGCCCGAGTTGGAGGAGTGCCCTCGGGTATGATCGAAATGCCTTCTCTTAACGATGTAGGGGATGAGGGAATTAGTCATGCAGTTAATCACGAAGATAAAGGAGGCACCTCATTGCAAAGCTTGGCCAATGGCTTGCTAAGAATTCCATTATCCAACGTTGAGCGTTTGAGATCAACTCTATCTAATGTATCATTTACGGAATTAATTGAATTTCTGCCTCAGATTGGGAGACCAGTAAAGGAAGACCATCCTGACAAGAGGAAACTGTTCTCTGTGCAGGATTTTTTCAGATACACAGAAGCTGAAG GAAAGAGGTTCTTCCAGGAGTTGGATAGAGATGGTGATGGTCAAGTGACTCTAGAAGATCTTGAAGTTGCCATGAGAAAGAGAAAACTGCCTAAGAGATACGCTCTTGAATTTATGCGCCGTGCTAGGAGCCAGTTGTTTTTGAAATCTTTTGGTTGGAAACAGTTCTTGTCCTTGATGGAACAGAAAGAACCAACCATTCTTCGGGCCTATACAAGTCTCTGTTTGAGCAAGTCAGGGACACTAAAGAAAAGTGAAATCTTGGCATCACTGAAGAATGCAGGACTTCCTTCGAATGAAGATAATGCTGTTGCCATGATGCGTTTTCTTAATGATAACACCGGAGAATCTGTATCCTATGGGCATTTCAGGAACTTCATGCTTTTGCTCCCATCAGACCGGCTTCAAGAAGATCCACG AAGTATCTGGTTTGAAGCTGCTACTGTAGTTGCCGTTCCTCCTCCTGTGGAGATACCTGCTGGCAGTGTTCTAAAATCAGCATTGGCTGGTGGGCTTTCTTGTGCATTATCCACTTCGTTATTGCATCCTGTTGACACAATTAAG ACACGGGTACAAGCTTCAACACTTAGCCTCCCTGAAATATTATCGAAGCTTCCTCAACTTGGAGTCCGTGGATTCTACAGGGGGTCTGTTCCAGCTATAATCGGTCAATTTTCAAG CCATGGTTTGCGAACTGGAATCTTTGAAGCAAGCAAGCTTGTTTTAGTAAATGTTGCACCAACTCTTTCAGAATTACAG GTTCAATCAATAGCATCATTTTTTAGCACCTTTCTCGGCACAGCAGTCCGGATACCAATGGAGGTGATGAAACAAAGGTTGCAGGCTGGTCTATTCAGCAATGTAGGGGAAGCCATTGTTGGAACTTGGCAGCAAGATGGTCTTGGTGGTTTTTTTCGTGGGACTGGTGCCACACTCTTCCGAGAGGTTCCGTTCTATGTTGCAGGCATGGGCATTTATGCTGAATCAAAGAAG GCTGCTCAGAAACTTATAGAACGGGAGCTAGAACCGTGGGAAACAATAGCAGTGGGTGCTTTGTCTGGTGGCCTAGCCGCTGTTTTAACAACTccatttgatgtaataaaaaCCAGAACAATGACAGCTCCTCCTGGCTGCCATGTAACATTATCGCTGGTTGCATTCTCTATTTTACACCACGAAGGCCCCCTTGGATTATTCAAAGGAGCCGTGCCTCGATTCTTTTGGATTGCTCCTTTGGGTGCCATGAATTTTGCTGGATATGAGCTCGCAAAAAAGGCCATGGACAAAAACAGAGATGCTGGTGAACCAACCCTGCAAAAATAG
- the LOC140863135 gene encoding uncharacterized protein encodes MPSVGMRRSTRVLGARVLRSGRRLWTEPPHEDGKLIRAVRENEWIDILDDSMGGGDTVDPCKDASQGNDNGNAMDIVEEPKVEEHVHRDVGDVKDVDKMLGIVYVRKRKREVLKRSGSCEDKRFGKKFFRKKWRTKCTPLETGCDSSVDTASHQKLAVMAIKPSYDSSHWISRFLCSVLYYMRRVDIRLRLLSVFVHSKPMFDAYSSHGILFLQGSIPIKSPGLCIISGSRSLIPMFAVDFSAVPFCFMYLHSSMRLRSARLACVFVAVPLGVNENFGEVTSQISLGKDTCNSSSVVSSVGFLRRRDSSQTTVGLPKLALRSMQYRNSRHVQKRSSLRRKRGRPPSSFRAKKSHGPLPSDLLRFRQNAANSSSAATSRIRRSFAKTSPSKYIKELKSAVGMDESSLSTHSKELKAVMGLIPQNTGASCCSANLLIIETDKCYREEGAIITLELSVSKQWVLAVMKDGMKRYSLTTQSVMRPSCSNRFTHATLWSGDGGWKLEFLNKQDWMIFKELYKECSDRNVQAPAASFIPVPGVQVVSSPVQNKYIPYERPDSYITVNDDELTRAMMKMTANYDMDSDDEKWLNEFNDAKPLEGEIHELITPERFELVVDALEKGFHSNGDDHSDEKAAYDFCMHLERKEFIEAIHKYWIKKRRQKRSALVRIFQLYKPRRSQVIPRSILRKKRSFKRQASQVAGRGKHRTFLQEMVAERDTSEHKNNLLKLQEARALADRSEQSAILKRQRAQILMENADLTTYKAIMALRIAEAAEIAETPGAVASFFLVP; translated from the exons ATGCCTTCAGTAGGAATGAGACGCAGCACAAGGGTTCTTGGGGCAAGAGTTTTGCGGTCAGGTAGGCGACTGTGGACTGAGCCGCCACATGAAGATGGCAAGTTAATTAGAGCGGTTCGGGAAAATGAGTGGATTGATATTCTTGATGACTCAATGGGTGGAGGGGATACTGTTGATCCCTGCAAGGATGCATCACAGGGAAATGACAATGGCAATGCGATGGACATTGTTGAGGAACCTAAAGTAGAAGAACATGTGCATAGGGATGTTGGAGATGTGAAAGATGTGGACAAGATGCTAGGAATTGTGTATGTCAGAAAAAGAAAGAGGGAAGTTTTGAAAAGGAGTGGATCTTGTGAGGATAAGAGGTTTGGGAAAAAGTTTTTCAGGAAAAAGTGGAGGACAAAATGCACTCCATTGGAAACTGGTTGTGACTCTTCTGTTGACACTGCTTCGCATCAAAAGCTTGCTGTCATGGCTATCAAACCGTCTTACGATAGCAGTCATTGGATTTCTCGCTTCTTATGTTCAGTACTGTACTATATGAGGAGGGTCGACATTAGATTACGATTGCTTTCTGTGTTTGTACATTCGAAACCCATGTTTGATGCTTATTCTTCACATGGTATACTTTTTCTCCAG GGGTCAATTCCAATCAAGAGTCCTGGTTTATGCATAATTTCAGGATCCAGGTCCTTGATACCCATGTTTGCTGTGGATTTTTCCGCGGTTCCCTTTTGCTTTATGTATTTGCATTCAAGTATGCGGCTGAGATCGGCACGACTGGCATGTGTGTTTGTTGCGGTTCCATTGGGTGTCAATGAGAACTTTGGAGAAGTAACATCTCAAATTTCTCTTGGGAAAGATACATGTAACAGCAGTTCTGTTGTATCAAGTGTTGGTTTTTTAAGGCGGAGGGATTCATCTCAGACAACTGTTGGATTGCCAAAATTGGCTCTTCGAAGTATGCAATATCGAAATAGTAGACATGTGCAGAAAAGGAGTTCTCTTAGGCGTAAGAGAGGAAGACCACCTTCTTCTTTTCGGGCTAAAAAATCTCATGGACCTTTGCCTTCAGATCTTTTAAGGTTTAGACAGAATGCAGCTAATTCCTCTTCTGCAGCAACTAGTCGTATACGTAGGAGTTTCGCAAAGACAAGTCCCTCCAAGTACATCAAAGAACTAAAATCTGCTGTTGGGATGGACGAGAGTAGTCTCTCCACACATTCCAAGGAATTAAAAGCTGTTATGGGGCTTATACCGCAAAATACAGGTGCTAGTTGTTGTTCAGCGAACTTATTGATAATCGAAACAGACAAGTGTTACAGGGAAGAAGGAGCTATCATCACTTTAGAACTATCTGTTTCAAAACAATGGGTTCTTGCTGTTATGAAGGATGGGATGAAAAGATACAGCCTCACTACGCAGAGTGTCATGAGGCCATCTTGTTCTAATCGCTTCACTCATGCAACATTATGGTCAGGAGATGGGGGTTGGAAGCTCGAGTTTCTTAATAAGCAAGACTGGATGATTTTCAAGGAACTTTATAAAGAATGTTCAGACCGAAATGTACAGGCTCCTGCAGCTAGTTTCATTCCTGTTCCTGGGGTGCAAGTGGTATCCAGTCCTGTTCAAAACAAATATATACCATATGAGAGACCTGATTCATATATCACTGTAAATGATGATGAGTTAACCAGAGCGATGATGAAGATGACTGCCAATTATGACATGGACTCAGATGATGAGAAGTGGCTAAATGAATTCAATGATGCTAAACCCTTGGAGGGGGAGATTCATGAACTTATAACGCCCGAGCGATTTGAGTTGGTTGTTGATGCCCTTGAAAAAGGTTTTCATAGCAATGGGGATGATCATTCTGACGAGAAAGCAGCATATgatttttgcatgcatttagagAGAAAAGAATTTATAGAGGCTATCCATAAGTACTGGATTAAAAAGCGGAGACAGAAAAGATCAGCACTTGTCAGGATTTTTCAG CTATACAAGCCTAGAAGATCTCAAGTGATCCCGAGGTCCATTTTACGGAAGAAAAGATCATTCAAACGACAGGCAAGTCAAGTTGCTGGGAGAGGGAAGCACCGAACTTTTCTTCAAG AAATGGTAGCTGAAAGAGACACTTCGGAGCACAAGAATAACTTACTCAAATTGCAAGAAGCTAGGGCTTTAGCTGACAGATCTGAGCAATCAGCCATTTTAAAGCGTCAAAGAGCTCAAATCCTCATGGAAAATGCTGACTTAACTACATATAAAGCTATAATGGCTCTTAGAATAGCCGAAGCAGCTGAAATTGCGGAGACCCCGGGTGCGGTTGCATCATTTTTCTTGGTCCCTTGA